The following are encoded together in the Glycine soja cultivar W05 chromosome 5, ASM419377v2, whole genome shotgun sequence genome:
- the LOC114413348 gene encoding protein P21: MAALRKAVFFVIAQCFTFSAYAARFEITNRCTYTVWAASVPVGGGVQLNPGQSWSVDVPAGTKGARVWARTGCNFDGSGRGGCQTGDCGGVLDCKAYGAPPNTLAEYGLNGFNNLDFFDISLVDGFNVPMDFSPTSNGCTRGISCTADINGQCPSELKTQGGCNNPCTVFKTDQYCCNSGSCGPTDYSRFFKQRCPDAYSYPKDDQTSTFTCNGGTDYRVVFCP, from the coding sequence ATGGCGGCTCTCAGAAAAGCCGTGTTCTTTGTAATCGCTCAATGCTTCACCTTTTCCGCATATGCTGCAAGGTTTGAAATCACAAACCGATGCACATACACTGTCTGGGCTGCGTCTGTGCCTGTTGGCGGTGGCGTGCAATTAAACCCGGGCCAGTCATGGTCCGTGGACGTGCCTGCAGGAACGAAAGGGGCCCGCGTTTGGGCCCGAACCGGCTGCAACTTCGACGGTTCGGGCCGCGGTGGATGCCAGACCGGTGACTGCGGGGGTGTCCTCGACTGCAAAGCTTACGGTGCGCCTCCCAACACCCTGGCTGAATACGGCCTGAACGGGTTCAACAATTTGGACTTCTTCGACATCTCCCTCGTGGACGGTTTTAACGTGCCCATGGACTTTAGTCCAACCTCGAATGGATGCACACGTGGCATAAGCTGCACTGCGGACATTAACGGACAGTGCCCTAGTGAGCTAAAGACTCAAGGAGGTTGCAACAACCCTTGCACTGTCTTCAAAACCGACCAGTACTGTTGCAATTCCGGTAGCTGTGGGCCCACTGATTATTCCAGATTCTTCAAGCAAAGGTGCCCCGATGCTTATAGTTACCCCAAGGATGATCAAACTAGCACCTTCACTTGTAATGGTGGGACTGACTATAGGGTTGTCTTTTGTCCTTGA
- the LOC114413351 gene encoding protein P21-like, producing the protein MTLTKALFFVTALCCTSAAYAARFDITNRCSYPVWAAAVPGGGRRLNSGQSWALDVPAGTKGARVWARTGCNFDGSGRGGCQTGDCGGVLDCKAYGTPPNTLAEYALNQFSNLDFFDISLVDGFNVPMDFSPTSNGCTRGIRCTADINGQCPSQLKTQGGCNNPCTVFKTDQYCCNSGSCVPTDYSRFFKQRCPDAYSYPKDDPTSTFTCKGGTNYRVVFCP; encoded by the coding sequence atgacTCTCACAAAGGCCTTGTTCTTTGTGACCGCTCTATGCTGCACCTCTGCCGCATATGCTGCAAGGTTTGACATCACAAACCGATGCTCATACCCTGTTTGGGCCGCGGCTGTGCCTGGCGGTGGCAGGAGGCTGAACTCGGGCCAGTCATGGGCTTTAGACGTGCCTGCAGGAACGAAAGGGGCCCGCGTTTGGGCCCGAACCGGCTGCAACTTCGACGGCTCGGGCCGCGGTGGATGCCAGACCGGTGACTGCGGGGGTGTCCTCGACTGCAAAGCTTACGGCACGCCTCCCAACACCCTAGCGGAATACGCGCTGAACCAGTTCAGCAATTTGGACTTCTTCGACATCTCCCTCGTGGACGGTTTTAACGTGCCCATGGACTTTAGTCCAACCTCGAATGGGTGCACACGTGGCATAAGGTGCACTGCGGACATTAACGGACAGTGCCCTAGTCAGCTAAAGACTCAAGGAGGCTGCAACAACCCTTGCACTGTCTTCAAAACCGACCAGTACTGTTGCAATTCCGGTAGCTGTGTGCCCACTGATTATTCCAGATTCTTCAAGCAAAGGTGCCCCGATGCTTATAGTTACCCCAAGGATGATCCAACTAGCACCTTCACTTGTAAGGGTGGGACTAACTATAGGGTTGTCTTTTGCCCTTGA
- the LOC114413349 gene encoding bifunctional UDP-glucose 4-epimerase and UDP-xylose 4-epimerase 1-like, producing the protein MVSSSQHILVTGGAGFIGTHTVVQLLKAGFSVSIIDNFDNSVMEAVDRVRQVVGPLLSQNLQFTQGDLRNRDDLEKLFSKTTFDAVIHFAGLKAVAESVAKPRRYFDFNLVGTINLYEFMAKYNCKKMVFSSSATVYGQPEKIPCEEDFKLQAMNPYGRTKLFLEEIARDIQKAEPEWKIILLRYFNPVGAHESGKLGEDPKGIPNNLMPYIQQVAVGRLTELNVYGHDYPTRDGSAIRDYIHVMDLADGHIAALRKLFTTENIGCTAYNLGTGRGTSVLEMVTAFEKASGKKIPVKLCPRRPGDATEVYASTERAEKELGWKANYGVEEMCRDQWNWAKNNPWGYAGKP; encoded by the exons ATGGTGTCTTCCTCCCAACACATTCTGGTCACCGGTGGTGCCGGTTTCATTGGCACCCACACCGTCGTTCAGCTTCTCAAAGCTGGCTTCAGCGTTTCAATAATCGACAATTTCGATAACTCCGTCATGGAAGCAGTGGACCGCGTCCGCCAAGTGGTTGGCCCTCTGCTTTCTCAGAACCTCCAATTCACCCAG GGCGATCTCCGGAATAGGGATGACTTGGAGAAACTCTTCTCCAAAACAAC ATTTGATGCCGTGATCCACTTTGCTGGCTTGAAAGCGGTTGCTGAAAGCGTTGCGAAGCCCCGTcgctattttgattttaatttggttGGCACCATCAACCTCTACGAGTTTATGGCAAAGTATAATTGCAAAAAG ATGGTTTTCTCATCATCTGCAACCGTTTATGGCCAACCTGAAAAGATACCGTGTGAGGAGGATTTCAAGTTACAAGCTATGAATCCCTATGGACGGACCAAG CTTTTCCTGGAAGAAATTGCCCGAGATATTCAGAAAGCTGAACCAGAATGGAAGATCATATTACTGAGATACTTCAATCCAGTTGGGGCTCATGAAAGTGGCAAACTCGGTGAAGATCCCAAGGGCATCCCAAATAACCTCATGCCTTACATTCAGCAAGTAGCTGTTGGAAGATTGACTGAACTCAATGTATACGGTCATGATTATCCAACGAGGGATGGCTCTGCG ATCCGGGACTATATCCATGTGATGGACTTGGCAGATGGCCATATTGCTGCCCTGCGAAAGCTCTTCACAACGGAGAACATAG GTTGTACTGCTTACAACCTGGGAACTGGTCGTGGAACATCTGTGCTTGAAATGGTTACAGCATTTGAAAAGGCTTCTGGCAAG AAAATTCCAGTAAAATTATGTCCAAGAAGACCGGGAGATGCGACTGAGGTTTATGCATCTACAGAGAGAGCTGAGAAAGAACTTGGTTGGAA GGCAAACTATGGTGTGGAGGAGATGTGCAGGGACCAATGGAATTGGGCAAAGAACAATCCCTGGGGTTACGCGGGGAAGCCTTGA
- the LOC114411605 gene encoding elicitor-responsive protein 3-like, whose translation MPQGSLEVFLVNAKGLDNTDYLCNMDPYVILICRTQEQKSSVATGHGSEPEWNENFVFNVSEGVSDLRLKIMDSDSTTAHDLVGEATIPLDALYIEGSIPPTSYNVVKDGHYCGEIKIGLTFTPQDRSERCLEENFGGWKESGYRD comes from the exons ATGCCTCAGGGAAGCCTTGAAGTTTTTCTTGTTAATGCCAAAGGCCTCGACAACACTGATTATCTTT GTAACATGGACCCTTATGTGATCCTCATATGTCGCACTCAGGAGCAAAAGAGCAGTGTTGCAACAG GTCACGGAAGTGAGCCAGAATGGAACGAGAATTTTGTATTCAACGTGTCTGAAGGCGTTTCCGATCTGAGATTGAAGATCATGGACAGTGATTCCACGACGGCTCATGATCTCGTCGGAGAAGCTAC CATTCCACTGGATGCATTGTATATTGAAGGAAGTATCCCTCCAACTTCATACAATGTTGTCAAGGATGGCCACTATTGTGGAGAGATTAAAATTGGCCTAACTTTTACGCCTCAG GATCGCAGCGAACGCTGCCTAGAGGAAAATTTTGGAGGATGGAAGGAGTCAGGCTACAGAGACTGA